GTCCCCACGCGCCCGGATATCCGCGATGAGGCCGCGCACCGTGGTCTGCACGGTCTCGTTGAGGCTGAGCTGGGTCTGGGCGTTCATGCCGGATTTCAGAATGCGGGCCATCGGGCGCCTCCTTGCAGGTGCGGGCGGAACACGGGTCAGTACAGGGACGTGGAGGGGGTGGGCGTACCGGCGCGCAGGTCGCCCAGGACGCCGCGCGCGGCGCCCGCCAGCAGGGCGAAGTCGGAACCGGCGGTCACGAAGCGGTACCCGAGCGCCATCGCCGCGCGCGCCAGGTCACCGCCCTGCGTGAAGATGCCGGGAATCAGGCCGCGTTGACGGGTCGCGCGGGCGATGCGGGCGACGGCCTCCTCGACGTCACCGCCCCGGAAATCCAGGGTGGCGTGGCCCGTCAGACTGAGGCTGAGATCCCCCGGTCCGACGTACACGCCGCTGAGTCCGGGCGTGTCGAGGATGGCGTCGAGGTTCGCCAGGGCCACGGCGGTCTCGATCATGGCGAAGACCACGGTGTGCGCGTCGGCCCGCGCGGCGTAGGTGTCGCCGTGCACCAGGCGGGCACGGGTCGGGCCGAAGGAGCGGGTGCCCTGCGGCGGGTACCGGCACGCCTGCACCAGCGCCGCCGCCTGCCCTGGCGTATCGATCATGGGGCAGATGACGCCCACCGCCCCGGCATCCAGGACGCGCATCAGGTCTGGGGCATGCAGCCCCGGCACCCGCACGAAGGGCGCGGCGGGCGTGGCGGCCATGGCCTGCAGGGTGGGCACCAGGCCGCCCTCCCCGATCAGGCCATGTTGCAGGTCGATGGTCAGGGCATCGTAGCCGGCGTGGCCCATCACCTCGGCGCTGACGCCGCCGGGCAGGTGCAGCCAGCCGTTCAGGATCGTCTCGCCCCGGCCCAGGCGGCCGTGAAGCTCCGCCAGCACGTTAGGCATACAAAGGCTCCCGCAGGGCGTCCGAGACCGCCCAGGGGGCGTCCAGGGGCAGGTAGTGGGCTGCGCCCGGAAGGACGCGGAGGTCGGTCTGTGGGGCCAGCGCCGCCATCGCCAGGCTCAGCGCGGGCGGCGTGACGGCGTCGTCGGCGCCCACCAGCAGGGTCAGTGGGCCCGTGTAGGCCGCCAGGGTTGGCCGGCTGTCGGGGCGTGAGCGCAGCAGCGCCAGCTGCTCCAGAAAGGTGGCGGCCCCCACCCGGCGGGCCATGCCGAGCACCGCGGGCGCGTGAACTCCCGCCGCCCCGGCCACCTGCCGGGCGACCTCAGCGAACCCGCCCGCCTCGGTGGCCCGCTGCTGCCCGGCCCAGGCGTCCAGTTGCGCGGACGTGGGCGCCAGCGGATTGGCGCTGATCAGGGTCACGCGGCCCACCCGCTCCGGCCACCGGCGCAGCACCTCGAAGGCCACCAGCGCGCCCAGCGAGAAGCCCACCACGTGCAGGGCATCGCTCAGGCCGGAGACCGCGTCCGCAGCGGCGTCGGCGAGGGTGGCGCCCCGGATCGACGGGAGGACGCGACTGTCCTGGGGCCGCGCCACGCCCTCCCACAGCGAGTCGTCGCACAGCGTGCCGGGCAGCAGCACGGTGGTCACGGCCTCAGTCGTCCCCGAACTGCCCCAGCATCTGCTGTTCCAGCTCGGCGAAGTTGTCGGGTTTGATCATCTTGCCGCTCTCGCTGGCCTCGAAGCCGTACTCGCGCGCCCGGCGGATCACGTCCGGCGCCCAGTACGGATCTTTACCCTCGAAGGCCTGGTGCTTTTCGAGGACGGCAAAGATCCAGCTCTCCCCTTCGTCGATGCATTCGAAGCCGCGCCACAGCTGCGCCGGGAGGGTGATGTAATCGAACTCCTCCAGAATGGTCTCGCCATCGATCTTGTCTGGGCCCTGGCCCCAGTAGAAGCGCCAGCGGCCCTTGAGCGGCAGGAACGACTCGATGTAGTCGTGGGTGTGGTAGGCCGGGCCGTTGCCCTGGCGGGCGCGCACCATGCCGATCTGGAAGCCGTGCGGCGAGGTGATGAAGGGCGTGTAGGCGTCGTTCTCGGCGGCCGTGTCGCCGATCACGGCGTAGTTGTGGCGCTGGTGGCCGGGCAGGATCGAGTCGATGAACATCAGCGGGATGGGTCGTGAGGTCAAGTCACGGAAGCGGACGACGTTGCCGGTCATGGCGCCGAGGTCTTCTGGCGTGGGCAGGTCCGGGGATGGGGGCTGAGCGGTCATGGAACCTCCAGGACGGGAAGGCGCAGTGGGCGCCAGCGGTGGGACGGGCGGATCGGCACGCGCCGGGATATGAATACGTATGCAAAACCTACTCCACGCGACCAGGGCCGTCAAGGGCAACGCCACAAAATGCCTTGATAGAGCTGCGGCTGAACGCGTTTCAAGGAAGGCTTGACAAAACCAAAGTCCGACCCCTAAGGTATGAATACGTATGCAAACCGTTGCACCGCGGGCGTCTTCGGCTCCGCCCAGCAGTGGTTTCGTGTACCCCGCTCCACCCTCCCCACGGGATCCCTGGTGCCGCCCCCACGGCGCGCCACCACTCCACAGACCGCCCAGACCCCCATGAACGGTTCACGACACAGTTGTCAGGAGGGAATCACATGATCAAGGCAGATCGAGGAGTTCACCGGCGCGTCGGCTTGACCCTGAGCATCCTGGGCGCGCTCGCGCTCACCACACCCGGCTCCGCCCAGACCGCCGCCACCTACGGCCTCAAGTCGGGCAAACCCTACAACGGCACGCAGCTCAAGTTCCTGATCTGCTGCGCCACGGCCGGCCAGTTCGCCCAGATGATCAAGCTCACCGGCGAGGGCAGCGAGTTCCAGAAGCTCACGGGCATCACCGTCAAGTGGGAGAACACGCCCTACGAGGCCCTCCAGCAGAAGATCCTGGTCGAGGCGACCACCGGCAGCACCTACGACGTGGTCGCGTGGGTGGACGCCTGGGGCGAGGCCTTCAAGTCGCAGATGCTGCCGCTGAACAGCCGCATCGCCGCAGACAAGATCAACATGAAGGACTACCCGAACGCCTACATCGAGGCCTCCAGCGACGCGTCGGGCAACATCGTCGGCCTGCCCTTCCGTGGCCACCCGCTGGTGCTGTTCTACCGCAAGGACGTCTTCAAGGACCTGGGCCTGAAGGTGCCGACCTCGTGGCAGGACGTGGTCAAGACCGCCGCGACCATCCAGCAGAAGAAACCCGGCATGACCGGCCTGTCGACCATGTACGGCGTGAGTGCCGGCCAGAACCTCTTCAACTGGGTCAGCATGCTGTGGGGCAACGGCGGCGACATCCTCGACAAGGACAACAAGCCCGTTTTCAACAGCGCCAAGGGCGTCCAGGCCACGCAGTTCTACATCGATATCCTGCGTAAGGACAAGGTCACGAACCCCGCCGCCACCACCTTCGCGGAACCCGAGTCGTCCTCTGAGCTGCTGCAGGGCCGCGCGGCCATGTGGGTCGGCTGGTGGTGGTACTGGGCGCGCTTCTCCGATCCCAAGGGCGTCGCTCCGGCCGTGCTGAACAATGTCGGCTTCGCGCCCGCGCCCGGCTGGGCCGGCGGCAAGACCCAGAACTACGCCCTGATCTGGCCGCTGGGCATCTTCAAGAACTCCAAGAACCCTGACGCGGCGTGGGAATTCATCAAGTATGTGACGAACACCGAAGTGCAGAAGAAGGTGGCCTCCAACCGCAGCATTCCCGCCGAGGCCGACAACACCATCGTGACCTTCTCCGGCATGAACGACCCCAAGGTCAACGCCGCCAACGGCGGGATTCCCAAGGTCGGCGCGCAGGCCCTGGCCAACGCCCGCACCCTGCCGCAGGTCAAGACCTGGGCCGAGATCCAGAGCGTGCTCGAGATCGGCATCAACCAGATGGCCACCGGCGCCGACGTGAAAGCCACCCTTGACCGCATGGCCAACGACGTGGACGCCATCCAGAAACGGGCCGGCTACTACAAGTAGGGGCGGCGCTGGCCCCCGCCGCTTCCTGTTGCAAATCACACCGGGCCACCTTCACAGGTTGGCCCGGCTGAGGTGAGGACTGATGGAACTTCCCCGCACGACGCCTGAACTCGTGGCCGAGCCCGTGGCCCGCGCGGCGCAGGCTGCCGCCACCCGGCCGTGGCGACCCCAGAGCAGCGGCCTGCGCTGGCTGATGCTCGGCCCCGCCATGCTGGTCATCCTCGCCACCGTGATCTATCCGCTCGTCTCGTCGTTCATCACCTCCTTCCGCGACTGGCGGCTGATCAACTCCCCCACACCCGGCCCCTTCGTGGGCGTGTCGAACTACACGCGGGCGTTCACGGACGCCGGCTTTCTCAACAGCCTGGGCGTCAGCGCCCTGTACACGCTGATCTCGGTCACGCTGACCCTGCTGACCGGCCTGGCCATCGCCCTGATCCTGGCCAAACCGACCCGGCTCAACGTCTTCGCCCGCACCCTGTTGATCTTTCCCTTCGCCGTGGCGCCGATCCTCAAGGGCTACTCGTGGCGCTTCATGCTCAACCCCGAATACGGCGTATACGCCAAGATGCTGGGCGAGGTCTTCCCGCCCCTGAAGGGCTACGTGTGGCTGGGGCACGAATTCAGCGCCCTGGTGTCCATCGCCATGTCGGAGATCTGGGGCTGGGCGCCGCTGTTCGCGCTGATGTTCATCGGGGCGCTCGGCTCGATTCCCACCGAGACGACCGAGGCCGCCAAGATGGACGGCGCGACCAGCTTCCAGATCTTCCGCCGCATCACGCTGCCGCTGCTCGCCCCGGTGATCTACATCGTGGCGCTCCTGAAGATCATCTCCGCCTTCAAGATGTTCGACCAGGTGGCAATCATGACCGGGGGCGGTCCCGGCGACTCGACCCAGACGCTGTACTACTTCGTGTACCAGGTGGCGTTCCGCAACCTGGACCTGGGCTACGCCTCGGCGGTGTCGTACCTGCTGGTGGCCATCATGGCGGTCATCGCCACGTTCTACGTCCGCACGCTGATGAAGGGGGACTGATGCAGGGCTCCATGCGCCGCCCGCCCGAACCCGGGGTGATCCTCCGCCGCCGCCTCGCCCAGACGGGTGAGGTGATCGCCACCCTGGCCGTCATCTTCTTCGTGGCGTTCCCGCTGGTGTGGATGATCCTGGCCGCCTTCAAGAACCAGATCGACGTGTACTCCACGCGGCTGTTCTTCACGCCCATCTTCACCAACTTCCGGGCCATCTTCGCCGACCCGATCCTGCTCGGCTCTCACGTGTGGGTCAGCGCGCTCGTGTCGTTCCTGACCGTGGCGATCACCATTCCGCTCGCGGCGGCAGCCTCGTACGTGCTGTCCCGCCACCGGTTCCGGGGCCGCGACACCCTGTTCCTGCTGATCCTGATCACGCAGTTCGTGCCGGCGGTGGTGGTCGCCATTCCCTTCTTCACCCTGTTCCGCACGCTGAACCTGATCGACACGCCGTGGGCGCTGATCATCGTGTACCTGTCGTTCACGCTGCCCTACGCCATCTGGATGCTGCGCGGCTTTTTCGACGCGCTTCCGGTCGAGATCGAGGAGGCGTCGTTTATCGACGGCTGCAACGAACTCCAGACCCTGCGGCACGTGACCCTGCCCCTGGTCATGCCGGGCCTGCTGGTGGCGGCCGTGTTCGCGTTCATCTCGGCATGGAACGAATTCTTCTTCGCGCTCATCCTGACGCGCTCGAACTCGCTGACCCTCCCCGTGGCCATCCAGACGATCTCCGGGCCACGCGGCCCGATGTGGGAGCAGGTGGCGGCGGCGGGCATGCTGGTGATGGTGCCGATCCTGATCATGTCGCTGTTCATCCGCAA
The DNA window shown above is from Deinococcus sp. KSM4-11 and carries:
- a CDS encoding HpcH/HpaI aldolase/citrate lyase family protein, coding for MPNVLAELHGRLGRGETILNGWLHLPGGVSAEVMGHAGYDALTIDLQHGLIGEGGLVPTLQAMAATPAAPFVRVPGLHAPDLMRVLDAGAVGVICPMIDTPGQAAALVQACRYPPQGTRSFGPTRARLVHGDTYAARADAHTVVFAMIETAVALANLDAILDTPGLSGVYVGPGDLSLSLTGHATLDFRGGDVEEAVARIARATRQRGLIPGIFTQGGDLARAAMALGYRFVTAGSDFALLAGAARGVLGDLRAGTPTPSTSLY
- a CDS encoding alpha/beta fold hydrolase is translated as MTTVLLPGTLCDDSLWEGVARPQDSRVLPSIRGATLADAAADAVSGLSDALHVVGFSLGALVAFEVLRRWPERVGRVTLISANPLAPTSAQLDAWAGQQRATEAGGFAEVARQVAGAAGVHAPAVLGMARRVGAATFLEQLALLRSRPDSRPTLAAYTGPLTLLVGADDAVTPPALSLAMAALAPQTDLRVLPGAAHYLPLDAPWAVSDALREPLYA
- a CDS encoding cupin domain-containing protein yields the protein MTAQPPSPDLPTPEDLGAMTGNVVRFRDLTSRPIPLMFIDSILPGHQRHNYAVIGDTAAENDAYTPFITSPHGFQIGMVRARQGNGPAYHTHDYIESFLPLKGRWRFYWGQGPDKIDGETILEEFDYITLPAQLWRGFECIDEGESWIFAVLEKHQAFEGKDPYWAPDVIRRAREYGFEASESGKMIKPDNFAELEQQMLGQFGDD
- a CDS encoding ABC transporter substrate-binding protein; amino-acid sequence: MIKADRGVHRRVGLTLSILGALALTTPGSAQTAATYGLKSGKPYNGTQLKFLICCATAGQFAQMIKLTGEGSEFQKLTGITVKWENTPYEALQQKILVEATTGSTYDVVAWVDAWGEAFKSQMLPLNSRIAADKINMKDYPNAYIEASSDASGNIVGLPFRGHPLVLFYRKDVFKDLGLKVPTSWQDVVKTAATIQQKKPGMTGLSTMYGVSAGQNLFNWVSMLWGNGGDILDKDNKPVFNSAKGVQATQFYIDILRKDKVTNPAATTFAEPESSSELLQGRAAMWVGWWWYWARFSDPKGVAPAVLNNVGFAPAPGWAGGKTQNYALIWPLGIFKNSKNPDAAWEFIKYVTNTEVQKKVASNRSIPAEADNTIVTFSGMNDPKVNAANGGIPKVGAQALANARTLPQVKTWAEIQSVLEIGINQMATGADVKATLDRMANDVDAIQKRAGYYK
- a CDS encoding carbohydrate ABC transporter permease, producing MELPRTTPELVAEPVARAAQAAATRPWRPQSSGLRWLMLGPAMLVILATVIYPLVSSFITSFRDWRLINSPTPGPFVGVSNYTRAFTDAGFLNSLGVSALYTLISVTLTLLTGLAIALILAKPTRLNVFARTLLIFPFAVAPILKGYSWRFMLNPEYGVYAKMLGEVFPPLKGYVWLGHEFSALVSIAMSEIWGWAPLFALMFIGALGSIPTETTEAAKMDGATSFQIFRRITLPLLAPVIYIVALLKIISAFKMFDQVAIMTGGGPGDSTQTLYYFVYQVAFRNLDLGYASAVSYLLVAIMAVIATFYVRTLMKGD
- a CDS encoding carbohydrate ABC transporter permease, whose translation is MQGSMRRPPEPGVILRRRLAQTGEVIATLAVIFFVAFPLVWMILAAFKNQIDVYSTRLFFTPIFTNFRAIFADPILLGSHVWVSALVSFLTVAITIPLAAAASYVLSRHRFRGRDTLFLLILITQFVPAVVVAIPFFTLFRTLNLIDTPWALIIVYLSFTLPYAIWMLRGFFDALPVEIEEASFIDGCNELQTLRHVTLPLVMPGLLVAAVFAFISAWNEFFFALILTRSNSLTLPVAIQTISGPRGPMWEQVAAAGMLVMVPILIMSLFIRKYFVEGITVGAVK